A DNA window from Helianthus annuus cultivar XRQ/B chromosome 15, HanXRQr2.0-SUNRISE, whole genome shotgun sequence contains the following coding sequences:
- the LOC110911252 gene encoding uncharacterized protein LOC110911252, which translates to MPDGYSSSKKKDGYWDDVCGQEPSKMARIRCLMQTLDIRTFIVLFLVIPIGFVGVYFHGQKITYFLRPLWQSPPKPFIPIPHYYHENVSMASLCKLHGWEVRDYPRKVYDAVLFNNEVDMLTIRWKELDPYITQFVLLESNSTFTSIPKPHYFAINRERFDFVEPRLTYGTIGGRFKKGENPFVEEAYQRVALDHLLKIAGIEEGDLLIMSDVDEIPSAHTVDLLRWCDGPPAIVHLNLKNYLYSFEFNVAHTSWRASVHQYQKGTTRYAHYRQTDYLLADSGWHCSFCFRKISDFVFKMKAYSHTDRLRFAHFLDPKRIQKVICNGDDLYDMLPEEYTFKDIIARMGPIPHSYSAVHLPAYLLNHADQYSYLLPGHCIREVG; encoded by the exons ATGCCTGATGGTTATTCGTCTTCCAAAAAGAAGGATGGCTATTGGGACGACGTTTGTGGTCAG gagcCAAGCAAAATGGCGCGAATCCGTTGCTTGATGCAAACCCTTGACATACGAACGTTTATCGTGTTGTTTCTAGTCATTCCGATCGGTTTCGTGGGTGTATACTTCCATGGACAAAAGATTACCTACTTTCTAAGACCCTTATGGCAATCACCACCAAAACCTTTCATTCCCATTCCTCATTACTATCACGAAAATGTTTCGATGGCGTCGCTTTGCAAACTCCACGGTTGGGAAGTAAGGGATTACCCGCGTAAAGTATATGATGCGGTTTTGTTTAACAACGAAGTTGACATGCTTACGATTAGGTGGAAAGAACTAGACCCGTATATTACACAGTTTGTGCTTCTTGAATCCAACTCGACATTCACAAGCATACCCAAACCTCATTACTTTGCGATCAATCGCGAAAGATTCGATTTTGTCGAACCCCGTTTGACGTACGGCACGATTGGTGGGCGTTTCAAGAAAGGCGAAAACCCTTTCGTTGAAGAGGCGTATCAGCGAGTGGCGCTTGACCACCTTCTTAAAATCGCAGGCATTGAAGAGGGGGATTTGTTGATAATGTCGGATGTTGACGAGATTCCGAGTGCGCATACCGTCGATCTTTTGCGATGGTGCGATGGCCCGCCTGCGATCGTTCATCTAAACTTGAAAAACTATTTGTACTCTTTCGAGTTCAACGTTGCTCACACCAGTTGGAGGGCTTCTGTTCATCAGTATCAAAAGGGTACAACAAGATACGCGCATTACCGCCAAACGGATTATTTATTAGCGGATTCGGGGTGGCATTGCAGCTTTTGTTTCCGCAAGATTAGTGATTTTGTGTTCAAGATGAAAGCTTACAGCCACACGGACCGATTGAGGTTCGCTCACTTTCTTGACCCGAAAAGGATCCAGAAAGTGATCTGCAATGGCGATGACTTGTACGATATGCTTCCCGAGGAGTACACGTTTAAGGATATCATCGCGAGAATGGGCCCGATTCCTCATTCATATTCAGCAGTCCACCTTCCTGCATATTTACTAAATCATGCTGATCAATACAGTTATCTTTTGCCCGGTCATTGCATACGCGAAGTGGGTTGA